From one Thiobacter sp. AK1 genomic stretch:
- a CDS encoding transposase — translation MRGNQNFQGAMFSYISLEQQVPQAHPLRKLRAVVDALLASMDNEFEAVYARRGRPSVPPEMLLKALLLQILFSIRSERLLVEAIDYNLLYRWFVGLNIEDKVWDHSTFADARLFKKAPGDKSRLCHMGHILMENRNGLIVDVEITHASGTAEREAALAMLARRGNKNKRATVGADKGDDTKDFITGCRRLRITPHVAAKDKHSAVDGRIKRHEGDKTSLKVRKRIKEAFGWIKTVGGLAKTKLIGQARLTGQALLCFATYNLVRMGSIGGWWDAHHA, via the coding sequence ATGAGAGGCAACCAAAACTTCCAGGGGGCGATGTTCAGCTACATCAGCCTTGAACAGCAAGTGCCGCAGGCCCACCCGCTACGCAAGCTGCGCGCCGTAGTCGATGCGCTGCTGGCGAGCATGGACAATGAATTCGAAGCGGTCTACGCCCGCCGTGGCCGCCCCTCGGTGCCGCCGGAGATGCTGTTGAAGGCCCTGCTGCTGCAGATTCTGTTTTCCATCCGCAGCGAGCGGCTGCTGGTCGAGGCGATCGACTACAACCTGCTCTACCGCTGGTTCGTCGGCCTGAACATCGAGGACAAGGTCTGGGATCACTCCACCTTCGCCGATGCCCGGCTGTTCAAGAAAGCCCCAGGGGACAAGTCCCGCCTGTGCCACATGGGGCACATCCTCATGGAAAACCGCAACGGGCTGATCGTGGATGTCGAGATCACCCATGCCAGCGGCACCGCAGAGCGCGAAGCGGCGCTGGCGATGCTCGCGCGCCGGGGCAACAAGAACAAGCGCGCCACGGTCGGGGCCGATAAGGGCGACGACACCAAGGACTTCATCACAGGCTGCAGAAGGCTCAGGATCACGCCGCACGTGGCGGCCAAGGACAAGCACTCGGCGGTGGATGGCCGCATCAAGCGCCACGAGGGCGACAAGACCAGTCTGAAGGTGCGCAAGCGCATCAAGGAAGCCTTTGGCTGGATCAAGACCGTGGGCGGCCTGGCCAAGACCAAGCTGATCGGCCAGGCCAGGCTCACGGGCCAGGCGCTGCTTTGCTTTGCCACCTACAACCTGGTGCGCATGGGCTCCATCGGCGGCTGGTGGGACGCGCATCATGCGTGA
- a CDS encoding DUF1631 domain-containing protein, giving the protein MEGADPNARLNALETCRNEPTAAERRLLDRGMQIALGTLSGALKAMLEKAEEEFFQLAQKSTERAMEQLHLEAMSLVRMRAEEIEKRFREHLQGGMQAALLPHKRKTGQVQPLESDQFTLVDPDDLEESIASQEIAAKIKHTCTEELAALEKRVGLLLHDPEFQRVKHPFDPAVLAEAYMAACRDTEAPLKIRLLLVTMWDKHMQDAVASTYHEINQYLIEKGVLPRIRREIRRGHTHTAEIAALAAQAAVEAVQAAQADGDVFAAMQQWFARAAQRGALPQAGGMPAGLGAVAAGLIPGGMLPSATLAHGPADIAAGGASKSASEVAATPAPAACSPVILTQLTELQHGQGAERIPVLAQAAAGAPVAVLREIREALPVDSLGPASAMTIEVVAMIFDYIFDDARVPDAVKALIGRLQIPVLKAAMIDPAFFSRKTHPTRRLLNLIGEASIGWQGTFDHDDPLYRQIERLVQTILDQFEDDLAVFENALAEFQSFLEEQERQAEALVAAATPLIVAREQRELAAEEAREAAQAAIERRARESELPEAVRAFLCETWMEVLCRARIEAGGDGPAWQEALATMDELVWSTRPKPTREDREHLIKILPSLLKRLKNGMEAAGTCEEVRDRFLSQLVKCHASAVSAGFAQESATPAPAPRETAVVLKFPKPQATPVKLEILTPADDEGQVEVEEITISGVGWAEEEAFAPTASGADGAETTTAPEIDAEIAREAVAALKPGMWVEFRHTGMEPLQARLKWISPLRGAYLFCDRQGKRGATMPREKLEAAFRIGTARLLEDVPLMDRAVDNVIETLKQAAA; this is encoded by the coding sequence ATGGAAGGTGCCGACCCTAATGCACGCCTGAACGCCCTGGAAACCTGCCGCAACGAGCCTACCGCGGCAGAACGTCGTCTGCTGGATCGCGGCATGCAGATTGCCTTGGGCACCCTCTCAGGCGCCCTCAAGGCGATGCTCGAAAAGGCAGAGGAGGAATTCTTCCAGCTCGCCCAGAAATCCACCGAGCGCGCCATGGAGCAGCTCCATCTGGAGGCCATGAGCCTAGTGCGCATGCGTGCCGAGGAAATCGAAAAGCGCTTCCGCGAGCATTTGCAAGGGGGCATGCAGGCTGCCCTCTTGCCGCACAAGCGCAAGACAGGGCAGGTGCAGCCGCTGGAGAGCGATCAGTTCACCCTCGTGGATCCGGACGATCTGGAAGAGTCCATCGCCAGCCAGGAGATAGCGGCGAAGATCAAACATACCTGCACGGAAGAGCTCGCCGCCTTGGAAAAACGGGTAGGCCTATTGCTGCACGATCCGGAATTCCAGCGGGTGAAGCACCCCTTCGATCCCGCGGTGCTGGCCGAAGCCTACATGGCGGCCTGCCGCGACACGGAGGCCCCCCTCAAGATCCGGCTGCTTTTGGTCACCATGTGGGACAAGCACATGCAGGACGCGGTAGCCTCGACCTATCATGAGATCAATCAATACCTGATCGAGAAAGGCGTGCTGCCGCGCATCCGCCGCGAAATCCGCCGTGGCCACACCCACACGGCGGAAATCGCCGCCCTTGCCGCCCAGGCCGCGGTGGAGGCGGTGCAGGCCGCGCAAGCCGATGGTGATGTGTTTGCCGCCATGCAGCAATGGTTTGCGCGCGCCGCGCAGCGGGGCGCTCTGCCCCAGGCTGGGGGGATGCCCGCCGGGCTGGGCGCGGTTGCCGCCGGCTTGATTCCAGGCGGGATGCTCCCCAGCGCGACCCTGGCGCACGGGCCGGCCGACATCGCCGCGGGCGGGGCAAGCAAAAGCGCTAGCGAGGTAGCAGCCACACCGGCACCCGCCGCCTGCTCTCCGGTAATCCTCACCCAGCTCACCGAACTACAGCATGGACAAGGCGCGGAGCGCATCCCGGTGTTGGCGCAAGCCGCTGCCGGTGCGCCGGTGGCCGTGCTGCGCGAAATCCGTGAGGCGCTGCCAGTGGATAGTCTCGGGCCGGCCTCCGCCATGACCATCGAAGTGGTGGCCATGATATTCGACTACATCTTCGACGACGCGCGGGTACCCGACGCAGTGAAGGCCCTGATCGGCCGCCTTCAGATTCCTGTGCTCAAGGCAGCGATGATCGATCCGGCCTTCTTCTCGCGCAAAACCCATCCCACCCGACGTCTGCTCAATCTCATCGGCGAGGCGTCCATCGGCTGGCAGGGCACCTTTGACCATGATGATCCGCTCTATCGCCAGATCGAGCGCCTGGTGCAGACCATCCTCGACCAGTTCGAGGACGATCTCGCAGTGTTCGAGAACGCGCTCGCCGAGTTCCAGAGCTTCCTGGAAGAACAGGAACGGCAGGCCGAGGCCCTGGTGGCCGCCGCCACGCCCCTGATCGTGGCGCGGGAGCAGCGGGAATTGGCGGCAGAAGAAGCCCGCGAAGCGGCGCAGGCGGCCATCGAGCGTCGCGCCCGTGAAAGCGAACTGCCGGAAGCCGTGCGCGCCTTCCTGTGCGAAACCTGGATGGAGGTGCTCTGTCGCGCGCGCATCGAAGCAGGTGGCGATGGCCCCGCGTGGCAGGAGGCGCTCGCCACCATGGACGAGCTGGTGTGGAGCACCCGACCCAAACCCACCCGCGAGGATCGGGAGCACCTCATCAAGATCCTACCTTCGCTGCTCAAGCGCTTGAAGAACGGCATGGAAGCCGCGGGAACATGCGAGGAAGTACGCGACCGCTTCCTGAGCCAGCTGGTGAAGTGCCACGCCAGCGCCGTTTCCGCTGGCTTCGCACAGGAGAGCGCCACGCCGGCGCCCGCGCCGCGGGAAACGGCAGTGGTGCTCAAATTCCCCAAACCCCAGGCCACGCCTGTCAAGCTGGAAATCCTCACGCCGGCCGACGACGAGGGGCAGGTGGAAGTGGAGGAAATCACCATCAGCGGCGTGGGCTGGGCCGAGGAGGAGGCATTCGCCCCTACCGCCTCTGGGGCCGATGGCGCGGAAACGACGACGGCGCCGGAGATCGATGCGGAGATAGCACGCGAAGCAGTGGCCGCGCTTAAACCCGGCATGTGGGTGGAATTCCGCCACACCGGGATGGAACCCCTCCAGGCCAGGCTGAAGTGGATCAGCCCGCTGCGCGGCGCCTATCTCTTCTGCGACCGTCAAGGCAAGCGCGGCGCCACGATGCCGCGGGAAAAGTTGGAAGCCGCGTTCCGCATCGGCACCGCCCGCTTGCTGGAGGATGTGCCGCTCATGGATCGCGCCGTGGACAATGTGATCGAAACGCTGAAGCAGGCCGCCGCCTGA